The following nucleotide sequence is from Merismopedia glauca CCAP 1448/3.
TCAGCTATGGCTTGAGCCAACAGTTGAGTCTTTTGTTGAGGTTGGTTTTGGTAGGCGGCTGATTCTTGTTGAGTTCCGTAAATGGCTGCAAATAGATGAAATAAATCTAATTGCTGCAAAATTCTAGTAGCTTGTTCCTGTTCTCGTAGTGTTACTAACACTAATTTAATCCCGTTCACTCGTAGATAAGTTAGCGCCCAACCTACCCCAGCTTGCATTTTATCTTGATGTAGTTGCTCTGGTTGATTGACGATTTCAACCACACGGTTGCGGAAAAACTGGATTTGTTCGCCTTCTAAGCCTGATAACTGAGCAATCTCTACATCAGGAACGCGAGCTTTTTTCATTTCCCAAAATGTTTTCTGGTTTTGTAGCCGACAGGGAATGAAGATGTTTTGCTCGTGGTAATATGCAACTGTTTCGGTTAAAGCTAACTTATAAGTACTGTAGTAGCGATCGCCCACATCGATAATTGGACCATCGAAATCGCAAAACACTGTCATTTTTGATGGCAAACCGCCCTGGTTCTGATTTCTGCTTCGGGACTTAGGTTTAAAGGTAACAGTGTTTATCATTGTCGCTAAGCTACCCACCACTTATGTAAAATTTCCTTTACATTAATTTAGCATCTAATACATAAGTTTTGCCGAAATATACTCGCTTAGTTATATGAGAAAATCTTATGTCATCGATCGGAACTACTTGAAGGCAAAAACATTACCCAGCAATACTTATAACTGATTTAACTCAATCTTTTCCGGTTTGGGCATCAAACTGTAACTTATTAGCAACCGAGAAGGTGACTAAATTGGCGAACTAGATAAATATCTGTATGATTGGTGAAAGACGCAGAAGAAGTTTTCCAGGTTCCTCCTGCCTCCTGCCTTCTGCCTCCTGCCTCCTGCCTTCTAAAAGACTCATGGATACCTTTTCTGAAGTAGCTGCTAATAATTTGCCAGCATCTGAGTTTAGTAGCTGCGATCGCGCCATGATGCAAAGGTGTATCGAGTTGGCTCGTCAAGCTTTGGGAAAAACGGCTCCTAACCCATTAGTAGGTTCTGTAATTGTCAAAGATGGCGAAATCGTTGGCGAAGGGTTTCATCCAGGTGCAGGACAACCCCATGCTGAAGTATTTGCCTTGCGATCGGCGGGAGAACAAGCACGAGGAGCGACTTTATACGTCAATCTGGAGCCTTGCAACCACTATGGACGGACACCGCCCTGTTCTGAGGCAGTTGTGGCTTCAGGGGTGGCTAGAGTGGTAGTAGGCATGGTCGATCCCAATCCTTTGGTGGCTGGTGGGGGTATCGCTAAGCTGAGACAAGCGGGGATTGAAGTAGTAGTAGGTGTAGAAGAAGAAGTTTGTCAGCGCTTAAATGAGGGATTCGTCCATCGGATTTTATATCAGCGCCCGTTTGGAATTTTAAAGTATGCTATGACTCTAGATGGTAAAATAGCGACTTTTACAGGTCATAGCACTTGGGTAACTGGAGTTGCAGCCCGTCAAGAAGTCCATCAACTCAGGGTAGCCTGCGATGCAGTAATTGTAGGCGGAAATACGGTGCGTCGGGATAATCCTCACCTAACTAGTCATCACACTACGGCTCATAATCCTTTGCGGGTAGTGATGACCAAGACGTTAGATTTGCCGAAAACAGCCCGTTTGTGGGATATACAAGAAGCTCCGACGCTAGTTTTAACCCAAACTGGCGCTAATGTACCTTTTCAAACTTGGTTGCGCGATCGCCAAGTAGAGGTAGTGGAGTTAGATAATCTCACTCCCGCCGCAGCTATGACCTATTTATACGATCGCGGCTGTTTATCTGTGTTGTGGGAATGTGGCGGCACCCTCTCGGCTCAAGCTATCGCTGATGGCTCGGTGCAAAAGATTTTGGCTTTCATCGCCCCTAAAATTGTTGGTGGTATCGGTTCTCCCTCACCTGTAGGTGATTTGGGTTTAGCCGAAATGACTCAAGCTTTAACCTTAGAACGAGTCAGTTGGCGTTCTATTGGAGAAGATTGTTTAATTGAAGGGTATTTACCTCTAGAAAAAAGCTAGTGAAATGATACATTAGTTATTCTCATGCCTCTAGTGTCAAAAAAAAATATTTGTCATTTTTTTGCAATTAAGCTAAGTTATTCTCAACAATCTTGAGAATATTTTCATCAAGTAGACGAAAATAGGTTGTTGCAGCAATTGATATTTTTGGGTAGAATTTACTAATGTATAATTGAGATCCATTTATGGAAATTTAAGTTAAAAGTAGACCAAATTATAGTAAATGCGATCGAATCTCCATTTTGCAACTTTATTTGCTCCAAACCTAAACAAAAACCTAGTATTCAAACACTCTCCTCAAAAAGTCAGATACAAATACATAAGAAGTTATGCAAAGGTTTTGTTTCAATGGCGAAGTTGAAAGTCGGCATTAATGGTTTCGGACGCATTGGCAGATTGGTGTTCCGTGCGGGAATCCAGCGTCCAGAGGTTGAATTTGTGGGGATTAATGACCTGGTTACCCCAGATAATTTGGCATATTTGCTCAAATATGATTCTACTCATGGGATATTTGATGGAGAGGTTTCAGCTACGGCAGAAGGCATCGTTGTTAATGGTAAGTTGGTGCCTTGTATGTCTGTAAGAAATCCTGCTGAACTACCTTGGGGTCAACTAGGTGCTGATTATGTAGTCGAATCAACGGGCTTATTTACCGACTACGAAGGCGCAGCCAATCACCTTAAAGCTGGAGCCAAGCGGGTTATTATTTCTGCACCGACGAAAGAACCAGAACGGGTCAAAACCCTGTTAATGGGAGTGAATCACGAACTATTCGATCCAGCTACAGATACGGTAGTTTCTAATGCTAGCTGTACGACTAATTGTCTAGCACCTGTGGCGAAAGTAATTGACGATAATTTTGGTTTAGCGGAAGGGTTGATGACTACGGTTCACGCCATGACAGCCACTCAACCAACAGTAGATGGACCTAGTAAAAAAGATTGGCGCGGTGGTAGAGGTGCAGCACAAAATATCATTCCTGCCTCTACGGGTGCAGCCAAAGCTGTGGCGCTAGTGTTACCCCAACTAAAAGGGAAACTGACGGGGATGGCGTTTCGAGTTCCTACTCCTGATGTGTCGGTAGTGGATTTAACTTTTAAAACTGCTAAAGCTACAAGCTACCAGGAAATTTGTGCGGCGATGAAAGCTGCGGCATCAGGAGAACTAAAAGGAGTTTTGGGATATACCGAAGATGAGGTAGTTTCTACAGATTTCCAAGGCGATGCACATTCGAGTATTTTTGATGCAGGTGCAGGTATTGAATTGAATTCTAACTTTTTTAAAGTTGTTTCTTGGTATGACAATGAGTGGGGATATTCTAATCGAGTGGTGGATTTAATGTTATCAATGGCACAAAAGGAAGGGTTAGAAATAAGCTAATTTGAGGCAGCGATCGCTTTCCACTTTTTTTGTATAGACTGGTGGTGGCGATCGCTACTAACCCAAGTTGCTAGTGATAAATTGGATGTACTCTTGAGGGATTGGGGATTCGGGACTGGGGGACACGAGAAGGAAAATTTAATTAACAATCAAGTCAAAAATAGTAACTAGCAACTTACGCTACTATGATTCTGCTTCCACCTCAGTAGTAGGATCGTATTCTACATATTTCATTTGTTGTTTACCATCAATTAAGGCACTCACCGTCATATCTCCCATAACATTGATCGCAGTACGACAGCGATCTAAAAACCAATCAACTGTAATCAAAACCGCAATATATTGAGTTGGTAATCCCACAGAACTAAATACTAAAGTCATGGTGACTAAACCCGCTTCAGGAATTCCGGCTGCTCCTACCGAGGCGATAATAGAAGTTAGCATCACAATTAATTGTTGAGGAATTGTGAGATTTTGTCCTAAAACTTGAGAGACGAACAAGGCTGACATAGCTTCATATAAAGCTGTACCATCATTATTAAAATTGCTACCAACTAATGCTCCTAATGAAGCCGAAGATTCTCGCAAACCAACCTTTTGAATTAGTGATTCAAAGGTAATAGGCATAGTCACAGTTGATGAAGCAGTTGAAAAGGCGGTAATGAGTGCATCGGAACCACCTTTAATAAAATTAATCGGATTTACCCAAGAACCTAATTTAACGCGAGTGAGGTAATAAGTAGCCTGGAGAAATAGAGCTAAAATTACCGCAATGACAAATATCCCAAGAGATTGGAAAGGTGCAAATCCTTTGAGAGCAATAGTTTGAGCGACTATACCAAATACAGCTATTGGGACAAGTGCGATTACCCAGTGTAAAATTCTGATAACAGCTTCAAATAGAATAGTGACAAATTGTTCAACTGGTAAATAATCGCTTTTCCCTTGTTCTATTTGTTGTGTTTTTAAAGCACGAAGGACGATCGCAAATGATAAAGCTACAAAAATTAGTTGAATAACATTGTTATCTACCAGGGGTTTAACTACCGATTCAGGAATAATATCTTGTAATAATCCCCAAGGATCGAGAGTTTTTTCTGGTGCTTTTATGGCTGATTCAATCGTCAAGTTACCCCAAGTACCTGGACGTAAAATGTTAGCAACTAAAAGACCAATGATAATTGCTACTAAAGTATTAGTAAGCAATAAAGTTACTAGCTTTCTTCCCGATCCTCCGGGAATTTGAGCCGTTAAAAATGTATGGATAATTGCTAAGAAAATTAAGGGAGTAGCGAGAGTGCGTAAAGCTTTAAGGATGAGCGTACAAGGAATAGTCAGATGGTTAATTAATTCCTTGTCAATAATAGGATTCCCTGCACCTAACAGCACGCCCAAAATTATGGCGAGAATCAGAGCAATTACTATTTGTAGATAAAGAGGTATTCTTAGTAACATAATCAGCTTTTATTAGTCTCCAATAACCCCGACATTTGTAGTTTCTACCGAGGGGATAATTACTAGTGGGAATGAATCGGATCGACAAGGTAGATAGTTGAGATGAATTTTAGTTAATTATAAAGCGATCGCACTCATTTATCTACAACTTTTCTGAACCAAGTTTTTCTAAAACAATGGACAATTTGGTAAAGGTGAGTTAATTAAAGAACGCTTTCTTTCTGGCGGAAACCAGATGGAAATGGCTTTACCAATAATAAGATTTCTAGGGAGGAATCCCCAATAATGGCTATCATAACTGTTATTGCGATTATCTCCTAAAACTGCATAGGAATTTGCTGGGATTTTAATTGGTCCCCAATTATATTTAGGGGGTTCACTGAGATAATTTTCTGTCAGAGGTTTTCTGTTAATAAACACCTTACCTTTTTTAACTTGAATTCTTTCCCCTGGTAAGCCGATAACGCGATGAATAAAAGGATCTTTAAAGTTTTGTTGTTCTAAGGCTGGAGTCGGATTAAAGAGGATAATGTCTCCCCGCTTCGGTTTAGTAGAGCGATAAATTAACTTATCAATAATGACGCGATCGTCTATTTGCAACGTTGGTAACATGGAACCTGATACGAGATAACGAGATTCAAAATTAGTGCGATCGCAAGTTATAGCTAGAGAAGTATTAACCCAAAATAATCCGAATAAACCCGAAACTGCACCGCCAAATATCCTGGTTTTATTTAACATTTAATTCCTTTCTTTTAAACCTGTGATTACACCCTTATATAACTCAACAAACCTGGCTTCGTCAAGAGTTTGATCGTGATTCCAAGTAGCTGAAATGCAGTATTTTTTCCCAGTTTTAGCTTTTAACCAAGTAGTCAGTTGATAAACTCCTGGTTCTGAACCACCTTTGAAAGCAACTTTCTCCCAATCTTGGGGGTTAGTAATTCCCGTCCCAGGATTGATACTCATTAGTGGTAATGGTGCAACTTTTTCCATCAAATTACACAGTTCTTTAGTGGTGAAAAACCACTCTATTTCGATGTTTATTTTACTAGATATAAACTCGGTTAAATCTGGCTTTGCTGCTTTATCTATTTGTGCCAAAACATCTCGACGCTCTGATGTGTTACCTTGAAGATAGCGTTGGAGTAACGAGGCATTATTCGGGATTTTTAAAGTAAAGTTCTCGCGAGTGGTAATAAACGGCAGATTGCGATCGCTAACTGATTCAATATTTTCTCTGCCTACAATATTAATTAAGGCATCTGTAGCGGTATTATCACTGATAGAAATCATTAAACTAGCTAGAGTTTGAATAGTAATTAATGAACCATCGGGCCAATCTTGGAGCATTCCTGATGGTAAACTTTTCCAAGTAGATTTTAGAGCTACTACTTCATCCCAAGAATGTTTCTTAGCAGCGATTTGTGATTGTAAGATATCTAAAACAGCTAGCTTAAAAGCTGAAGCTACAGCTAACGGTTTGTCTGCATTTAAAGCCGCAATTTCTGACTTGTTTTCTGTGACTAGAAAAGCAACTTTTCCAGGTAACTTTTTGAATTGCGCGATCGCATCTTCTACTCTAATTCCTGCTGTGACTGGTGTGAATAATAGATAACCAATTTTTCCTTCAGTATCCAGCGCAATTTTGCTAGAAACTTTACCCTTTGCAAAAGTAATTATATACTCTGAATCTGTAGCTTCGATCTTTTGATAAACACCTAATTCTGTTTTAATACTAGAGATAATTTGCTCGATTTTGGAAATAGAAATTTGAGCTAAAAATGTGGAAGTAAACCATTCTGGAAGAACTTTTTTAGCTGTAAATAATCGTTCAATTGCAGCTTCGTTAGTGATATTTGGTGGCATAGTCGATACCTGAGCTATAGTTGAAGAGGATGATGCGATTGGTGTAGCGAACTGAAAAGTCAGCGCTATCGCCTTAGCAGAACCTAACCACAACAACCCACTACAAACTGTTATTACCAAGATTCTCATATATAGAGTTTCCCCTTGATTTCCAAACTCATCTTTGATTAACTTCTTTGTGAACTTTGTGTTTAAGCCTTCGGCAGGCTGTGCCAATCTGGTTCCTTACTTTCACAATTAATTTAGAATTGCCATAGTTCATTTTTATCTCAAAAAAAAGAGAGATTAACTACTAACCTCTCTAGTAACATATTAAGTTTGCTCGAACGGCAATCTTTAATTATTTGTGACAAATATAGCAGCCTTAAATGATTTATAAAACTTCTTTTGGGATAGCCGTCTCGGCTGTCCCACAAGCCAGTTAAGATTGCTATATCTTAACTATCACCTTCTTCCTTCTTCCCTTTTCCTTCTTCCTTAAACAGCAGCTAATTCTGGCTGAGGACGTTTGCTATTACGAATACCTTCAATTGCAGTCGCGTAGTCTTTAGCGCCAAATACCGCAGAACCAGCCACAATCGCATTAGCACCAGCTTCTAAAACTTGCCAAGTATTATTACCCTTTAAGCCGCCATCAACCTCAATCCAAGGATTTAGTCCTTTTTCGTCGCACATTTGGCGCAACTTCTGGATTTTAGGCACAACTTCGGGAATAAAGCTTTGTCCGCCAAAACCAGGGTTAACGCTCATGATCAAGACCAAATCGCACAATTCCAGGACATATTCAATCAATTCTAGAGGGGTAGAAGGATTGAGAACCACACCAGCTTGCTTACCTAATTCTCTGATTTGACCCAAAGTGCGGTGGAGGTGAGGAGAAGCGTTATGCTCGGCGTGTACGGAGATTATATCTGCACCTGCTTTAGCAAAATCGGCGACATACTTTTCTGGTTCCACAATCATCAGGTGGACATCAATGATTTTCTTGGTTACAGGACGAATTGCTTGGACAATTAATGGTCCAATTGTGATGTTAGGGACAAATCTACCATCCATGACATCAACGTGAATCCAATCTGCACCAGCCGCATCAACTGCTCGAATTTCGTCTCCCAGTCGGCTAAAATCAGCAGAGAGGATTGAGGGAGCGATCGCAATGGGCTTGGAGGATGAATTACTAGTCATGGTCAATAATCCTTTGGGTGTCCTGCTTTTGTAATTAGTTTAACAAAATGTGAAGTCATATCTCATTATTTTTAGATTCATTTACAGATACTAAAATTAGCAGTATGAATAAAGTCAGTAGTTTGCCAGTAGATTATGGTTATTTGGGTTTTTTAACCATTAAAACGCTGCTTGTTTTCAGTTTTTCTGGCTTGTCAGTTAATTACTTTACTCAGCCAGGTTTAACAGTAACTGCCAGTCGTATGTTGAGTTCAGTCGGATCGACTGGAATAGATGCTTTGAAGCTTCACAGCGAGCCTTATAATCTGATAGGGCGTAAAATAGCAATAGGACAGGTAGAGACAGGTCGTCCTGGGCAATTTGGTTTTGATAAGGCGGTTTCTCGTAATTATATCTATGCTTTGGCTCAAGCTTTCTTTCGTGATACTCCTGCTAAACCGAATACAGATGTAGAGGATCATGCGGGGATGGTAGCTTCGGTAATGGTGAGTAAAGATAAAACCGTTCCAGGGGTAGCACCTGGTGCGAGGTTATTTGCTTCTGCTGCTGGAACTTCCAAAAATAGCGGTCAAATTGAAGAGTGTTTATCGACTCAGCACGTAGCTGTACAAAACGGGGGTGATGTCAGAGCTATTAATTTTAGCTTTGGGGAACCCTTGAGTAAAGATCCTAGACCAGATGCGGTTTTGGATGGGAATGCTTTGCTAACGCAGTGTGTAGATTGGTCAGCGCGGGTGCATGATGTCGTTTACGTCATTGCGGGAAATCAAGGTAAGGGGGGAATCGCGATTCCTACCGATAACTTTAATGGGATGACTATCGCTTATACAGCTAGAAGAGAGGGAATATTTACCAAGATAGATTACCCTAACTTGAGCGATGCACCCCTGGGAGTCGCTAGAAGCTTGATTGAAAGAGAAATTAATGTTGGTGGAAGACGAGGAATTTCTTTAGCGGCTCCAGGAGCTAACTTGAGCTTGTATGATATGAATGGCAAGCTGACTCGTTCTAATGGTAGTAGTTTTGCTGCTCCGCACGTTGTAGGTACTGTAGCATTACTACAAGAATTTGGAGATAGAGCGATCGCCAAGCAATTAAAAGATAAAATTCCTCTAACCGAGTCTAGTTGGAACTTAAATGCACGTCGTCATGAAGTGATGAAGGCTGTATTAATCAACTCTACTGACAAAATCAAAGATAAAGGCGACGGTTTAAATCTCAACATGAGCCGTACCATTTTACGCAAAGATAATCAGAACTGGCTAGAATCAGATGCTTATCGCGATCGCAAAATCCCTTTAGAATATCAAATGGGTGCGGGGCAATTAAATGCGTTTCGGGCTTATCAACAGTTTAGCTCAGGTCAGTGGCAACCCGAAAAAGCAGTACCCGCCATCGGTTGGAATTATGGTTCAATTTCAGAATCAACTTATCAAGACTATGCGATCGATTCACCTTTAAAAAAAGGTAGTTTTATCTCTGTAACTCTCACTTGGGATCGTTTAGTCGAGTTACAAGATAAAAACCAAAATGGGATCTTCGATGCTGGAGAAAGATTTAAAGATCGAGGATTGAATAATCTCAATATCTACCTGATGAAAGCCGAAGACAACAACACAGATAAAAGTATCTGGTCTTCAGAAAGTGATGTAGATAGCGTTGAGCATATTTTCCATCAAATTCCTGAGAAGGGTCGTTATAAGATTCGCGTTCAGTACAATCAAAAGGTTAACGAACAGATTCAGCCTTATGCTCTAGCTTGGTGGAGTATCACGAGTAAATAACATTAACTGGTAGTCGTACATCAAAGGTGGCAAAGATAAAGACTATTTGCCAATCTACGCTAAACAGTCCGCGCAGGCGGATTTTGGTTGTGTAGCTGCGATTTCAATCGCCTAGACTCTCGCTTCAAAGTATATCAAAAGGGATGGGCGATCGCTCATCCCGAAGGCAACCCAATTGCTGCCAAAATCTCGCTACAAGTTGCTTCTGGTGTCTTATCCTTAGTGTAGATCGTCAACTTAGCTAGCTCATAGTTAGAGGAATGTCGCAGAAAGTGTTCGTTGAGACTCAACTCTTCATCAGATAAATCCCCCTCGCGCTGACTCAGAATTTGCAGAGACTCGTCTAAGTCAGGAGATGGCAGCAATAGCACGACATTCTTATATGGCGCTAAGGCTTGCTGAACCTTCTTAAATAACTCAGGATCTTCATAAACCGAATGTCCAGCCCCAAAATCGATAACACATTCCTGATGTTCTGCGAGTAATCTGGTTACAGCATGGGCTTCAAAAGGCTTCCAATACCGAGTCAGCGACAAAACACCTTCTTTTTCTCGTTTTTGCCGAGCTAGTTCTTGGTTGTAACCAATTTCTGCGTAATAATCCCACCTCAGTTCATCCATCGAACACTGGGGCAAATTTAGCCTCTCAGCTAGCAGCTTTCCCACAGTGGTTTTACCAGCACCAATAGCACTAATGAGAATTATCTCGGATTTCATCCTCTAAAACGTTCCTAACAGGGGTAAAACTTTTTGTTTGAGCAAGTCTACCAAAGCTGGTGCCATATACTCATAATTATCGGGAATATCTAAGCAAATTACCCGCTTATCTACGAGCCAAGGCTGAAAATTTTGGGAAAGCTTGCGGCGATGAGATTTTTCCATCACAAAAATTATATCTGCCCAGGCGATCGCTTCACTAGACAAAGGTATCTCTGCACCCCGATCCAATCCCGCCGATTCTACCTCTAATCCTTCATATTCAGCAAATATTGCTTCAGCCGTTGGGCTGCGAAGTCTATTTTGGCTGCAAATGAATAATAACTTTTTCATCGTCTCCAGTTACTTTTGAGAATTGATATGATGATGGTTTAATAACATTGTCTCAATCGACAAACCGCAATTAGAAAGAGAAACTGCATGATTTATTCCCAACTATTTGCTAGTTCCCTTGTTGGAGTCAGTTTATTAGCCAATTTGTCTAGCGCTACCGCCGCACCTGCACCCATTTTTCAACCAATCATTTCCGAACTACAAAGCAAATTACCTTCAGGGTGGAAACTCAGATTACCAGCTTATTTACCAAGCGCACCCGTGCAATTATATGCCTATGTTCGCTCTAGTCCTGTAATTACCCAGGTAAATATTGCTACATCTCCAGATTGCGCGACTTCTAGTCAACCTCTAAGTTGTACTGTCGGGGGAATTGGGGTAATTTCACCTCAACGAAAAAATTGGCTTCCTGCTCAGCAAAAGTTTTCTCGCGTCAGTTTGAGTCGAGGGATTAAAGGTTATTACTTGACTCGCGATGGAGGTAAATTTATTTTTTGGGAACAAGAGGGACAAAGGTATACTTTAGGAGCGATCGCTCAAGGTATATCGACTCAAGACTTGATTGAAATCGTCAATTCTGCTATCAATGAATCTCCAATTAGTAGCCGTCGTCGATAAAGCAGAGACGTAATATATTAAGTCTAAATGTATTACGCCTCACAGGAAAATATGGCACCAAATCGACTCCAACTATCAAAGTTTCGGAATTTCAACCCAGAAACTGACGAGGAAGTAGATATCGAATATTCTTCTCCCCAACCAGGGGCTATACCTGGAACTCTTGATTTAGAGCCAGATGCTCCCCCACCAGAGATTATTTTAATTGATTACAACGAGCATAATGCGGAGCGTTTTACACTTAATTCCCCTCAAGAATGTGGTGCTTATTTAGATACAGAATCCGTGTCTTGGGTTGATGTTTTAGGCTTAGGAAATCAAGAGACGTGGCGAGAGTTAGGCAAGATTTTTGAATTACATCCTTTAATTCAAGAAGATGTAGTTAATGTCCCTCAAAGACCTAAAGTAGAAGAGTATGAAAATCAATTAGTTTTGATCGCTTTAATGGTAATTCTTAAACCCAACCATCAGGGTTTTCATCGAGAACAAGTCAGTTTTGTTTTAGGAAAAAACTACTTACTCACAGTTCAAGAAGAACCTGAACAAGATTGCTTTGATTCTGTGCGCGATCGCATCCGCTTCAACAAAGGTATTATTCGCAAACAAGGTCCAGATTATTTAGCCTATACCTTGCTTGATTCTATTATTGATGGATATTTTCCAGTTCTCGAAGCATATGGGGAACAAATCGAAGACTTAGAAGATGAAGTTGTAACTAACCCCACACCCCGAACCTTAGACAAAATTTATCGAATCAAACGACAATTATTGAACTTGCGAAGAGCCATTTGGCCCCAAAGAGATGCCATTAATTCTTTAATTAGAGATGGTAACGATCTCATTACTCATGAAGTTCAAATTTATTTAAGAGATTGTTACGATCATACAGTTCAAGTTATAGATATGGTTGAAACTTATCGAGAATTAACCTCTGGATTGATGGATGTATATCTTTCTTCTATTAGTAATAGGATGAATGAAATTATGAAGTTACTAACCGTAATTTCATCTATATTTATCCCTTTGACGTTCATCGCTGGAATTTATGGCATGAATTTCAACACAGACAAATCTCGTTGGAATATGCCAGAACTAAATTGGGATTATGGCTATTTATTTTGTTGGGGATTAATGATAGTTATTGCCGCCAGTTTAGTATTTTTCTTTTGGAAACGCGGCTGGTTTGCCAATTTTTCAACGATCAGAAGAAAGTAGAATTACCCTTTTTTCCTCTTCCATCTTCCTGCTGCAAAAGCTAAACTTATAGATGAGAGAGTAGGCGCAGGCGGTTGCGGATTTGTTAATTTAGCGAATCTGAGGAAAGTCCGGACTCCCGAAAGACCAAACCTGCTGGATAACGCCCAGTGCGTGCGAGCGTGAGGATAGTGCCACAGAAAGATACCGCCAAATTTAGGGAATAGGGAGTAGGGAATAGGGAAATAAAACCCCAAT
It contains:
- a CDS encoding HAD family hydrolase, encoding MTVFCDFDGPIIDVGDRYYSTYKLALTETVAYYHEQNIFIPCRLQNQKTFWEMKKARVPDVEIAQLSGLEGEQIQFFRNRVVEIVNQPEQLHQDKMQAGVGWALTYLRVNGIKLVLVTLREQEQATRILQQLDLFHLFAAIYGTQQESAAYQNQPQQKTQLLAQAIAEQLPFGCDCDRTWMVGDTEADLIAAQAAGVKSIALTCGIRNQQVLEQFSPTEIFSDLLSFTLSLVHQTELVAA
- the ribD gene encoding bifunctional diaminohydroxyphosphoribosylaminopyrimidine deaminase/5-amino-6-(5-phosphoribosylamino)uracil reductase RibD yields the protein MDTFSEVAANNLPASEFSSCDRAMMQRCIELARQALGKTAPNPLVGSVIVKDGEIVGEGFHPGAGQPHAEVFALRSAGEQARGATLYVNLEPCNHYGRTPPCSEAVVASGVARVVVGMVDPNPLVAGGGIAKLRQAGIEVVVGVEEEVCQRLNEGFVHRILYQRPFGILKYAMTLDGKIATFTGHSTWVTGVAARQEVHQLRVACDAVIVGGNTVRRDNPHLTSHHTTAHNPLRVVMTKTLDLPKTARLWDIQEAPTLVLTQTGANVPFQTWLRDRQVEVVELDNLTPAAAMTYLYDRGCLSVLWECGGTLSAQAIADGSVQKILAFIAPKIVGGIGSPSPVGDLGLAEMTQALTLERVSWRSIGEDCLIEGYLPLEKS
- the gap gene encoding type I glyceraldehyde-3-phosphate dehydrogenase, with product MAKLKVGINGFGRIGRLVFRAGIQRPEVEFVGINDLVTPDNLAYLLKYDSTHGIFDGEVSATAEGIVVNGKLVPCMSVRNPAELPWGQLGADYVVESTGLFTDYEGAANHLKAGAKRVIISAPTKEPERVKTLLMGVNHELFDPATDTVVSNASCTTNCLAPVAKVIDDNFGLAEGLMTTVHAMTATQPTVDGPSKKDWRGGRGAAQNIIPASTGAAKAVALVLPQLKGKLTGMAFRVPTPDVSVVDLTFKTAKATSYQEICAAMKAAASGELKGVLGYTEDEVVSTDFQGDAHSSIFDAGAGIELNSNFFKVVSWYDNEWGYSNRVVDLMLSMAQKEGLEIS
- a CDS encoding dicarboxylate/amino acid:cation symporter encodes the protein MLLRIPLYLQIVIALILAIILGVLLGAGNPIIDKELINHLTIPCTLILKALRTLATPLIFLAIIHTFLTAQIPGGSGRKLVTLLLTNTLVAIIIGLLVANILRPGTWGNLTIESAIKAPEKTLDPWGLLQDIIPESVVKPLVDNNVIQLIFVALSFAIVLRALKTQQIEQGKSDYLPVEQFVTILFEAVIRILHWVIALVPIAVFGIVAQTIALKGFAPFQSLGIFVIAVILALFLQATYYLTRVKLGSWVNPINFIKGGSDALITAFSTASSTVTMPITFESLIQKVGLRESSASLGALVGSNFNNDGTALYEAMSALFVSQVLGQNLTIPQQLIVMLTSIIASVGAAGIPEAGLVTMTLVFSSVGLPTQYIAVLITVDWFLDRCRTAINVMGDMTVSALIDGKQQMKYVEYDPTTEVEAES
- the lepB gene encoding signal peptidase I, giving the protein MLNKTRIFGGAVSGLFGLFWVNTSLAITCDRTNFESRYLVSGSMLPTLQIDDRVIIDKLIYRSTKPKRGDIILFNPTPALEQQNFKDPFIHRVIGLPGERIQVKKGKVFINRKPLTENYLSEPPKYNWGPIKIPANSYAVLGDNRNNSYDSHYWGFLPRNLIIGKAISIWFPPERKRSLINSPLPNCPLF
- a CDS encoding serine hydrolase; translation: MRILVITVCSGLLWLGSAKAIALTFQFATPIASSSSTIAQVSTMPPNITNEAAIERLFTAKKVLPEWFTSTFLAQISISKIEQIISSIKTELGVYQKIEATDSEYIITFAKGKVSSKIALDTEGKIGYLLFTPVTAGIRVEDAIAQFKKLPGKVAFLVTENKSEIAALNADKPLAVASAFKLAVLDILQSQIAAKKHSWDEVVALKSTWKSLPSGMLQDWPDGSLITIQTLASLMISISDNTATDALINIVGRENIESVSDRNLPFITTRENFTLKIPNNASLLQRYLQGNTSERRDVLAQIDKAAKPDLTEFISSKINIEIEWFFTTKELCNLMEKVAPLPLMSINPGTGITNPQDWEKVAFKGGSEPGVYQLTTWLKAKTGKKYCISATWNHDQTLDEARFVELYKGVITGLKERN
- the rpe gene encoding ribulose-phosphate 3-epimerase, with the translated sequence MTSNSSSKPIAIAPSILSADFSRLGDEIRAVDAAGADWIHVDVMDGRFVPNITIGPLIVQAIRPVTKKIIDVHLMIVEPEKYVADFAKAGADIISVHAEHNASPHLHRTLGQIRELGKQAGVVLNPSTPLELIEYVLELCDLVLIMSVNPGFGGQSFIPEVVPKIQKLRQMCDEKGLNPWIEVDGGLKGNNTWQVLEAGANAIVAGSAVFGAKDYATAIEGIRNSKRPQPELAAV